The sequence TTTGCCTATTCTACCGAGTTCCTGGGctaattaaagttttatttcacAGACATTTGCAGACCAGGTATTTGGGTATTTTAACTGGACAATACCGGTCGCTGTCGCCTTCTCCTGCTTTGGAGGATTAAATGCATCAATAGTGGCTGCATCAAGGTGAGTACTATCACATGTAGCATAACCAGTGTCATTACTGCCATCTGATCCACCACATTATTCCCTCTCAGGCACCATTTTCCTTCTTAACTTCAGTCTCCGCTCATTTCTCATTCACGTATCTCCTCTCAGGCTGTTCTTCGTGGGCTCCAGAGAGGGCCACCTACCAGACTACCTGTGCATGATTCACGTCACCCGCTACACCCCCATCCCTGCCCTACTCTTCAATGTCAGTTCCCATCATCTCCATTCGTGTGTCACAATTCGCTGTTTTATATATGTACTTGTGTTCTGTTTCAATCCTTTTCATCGATATAGTCCATAAGTCACTGTGTCTATAAATCTAAGTGTAGTATTCTCAAATGTCTTTTTATGTGACAGGGTGCCATGGCTCTAGTGTATCTGTGTGTGGAGGATGTCTTTAAACTGATCAACTACTACAGCTTCAGCTACTGGTTCTTTGTGGGTCTGTCTATTCTGGGACAGATGTACCTGCGATGGAAACAACCAGATAGAGTGCGACCACTAAAGGTAATCACACAAACCAGCATCTTTAAATAAGTGAGGAAGCTAAATCCAACAACACTTGTTGAAGggatatttttattcatatcaaACCACTGCAACATTAAAGTGTTCCTTATGGAAGCCTGTTTGTGTCTCagagtaaaaaacaaaattaaaacaggTAGCTCTGTGTGAGataaagattaaataaataaaatcatggTGTCATATAAAGTCTCATTGTGAGGTATAAAGTTGCACTTGTGATATAGCCAAGCCTCTTGAATTCTGCTGTTGTAGTCATCATAAATTAcatatgtattaatatattatatgtcacatattaatatattatatataatgaaacggaagttgcaatagtcttttgTTCCCTGTTGTGACATAGAGTGAAACGGCTTATCgaacaataaaatattacaaggATATTAAAGATTACACATGAATTTGAAAAAggttgtgcacagataaataatttataaaaaatactgcaatatttcataaaaaaccCAAAAACTGTCGATTCTGATTTCAAGGTGActtcaatattaatatacactgcgttccaaattattatgcaagagacaaatcagtaagatttctgtacaataaacattcagattttagtttttctaagaaaatgtttgttcgtttatttatccatgtctttttagataactggtatcaatctcagacaaaataatttgccaggtctatggaaaacctacttagaggttgttccacattattaagcaagtcacagttctcatgcaatatggggaggaagaaagatctttttgaagttgaaaagcatgaaatggtgcaatgttgtgcaaaaggcatgaaaacaactaatattttgtgaaaactgaatggagattatcaaattatcataagatttgtgagtgatttagagcacagcatattgcatgagaactgtgacttgcttaataatgtggaacaacctctaagtaggttttccatagacctggcaaattattttgtctgagattgataccagttatctaaaaagacacggataaataaacaaacaaatattttcttagaaaaactaaaatctgaatgtttattgtactgaaatcttactgatatgtcaattgcataataatttggaacgcggtgtataataaaatatattcattttcataCAAGTTTGGTCGGAAGATGTTTCTAagaatatacatatttaaatgtaaatgatatTTCATACTGTGTgctcattaaaaatatttttttcaagtgtCATACCGTAAAAGGAggtcaaaacaaaagcatgGGCAGATGGGGTGAACTATATATTAATTTCGGTGCTTAAAGCATTTTAGTACCCAAAAGTTACCAATTATTATACTTTTAGTTTAGATTGGGTTCGTACAGTATCGACTTATCgctttattttagatttaggcTTCACAAATATATCACAAAATCATGTGTTTTGGCTCAAACGTGGTTTAATTAGTTGACAGTTAGTTACTACGTTATGAGCATCGAAATACTATTTGCTTTGCGCGAGACAACAAATTCCTTGAAAAAGTTTGCGCACCGGAAGtcactgaataataataattcgcACAGTCTAAACTCTCATTTATctgaccttttttcttttttttttccagctcagCCTGTTCTTCCCAATTATATTCTGCCTCTGCACTGTATTTCTTGTGGTGGTGCCTTTATACAGCGACACTATCAACTCGTTAATCGGAATTGGTATTGCCTTATCGGGAGTTCCAGTCTACTTCCTGTGCTGTCATCTACCTGCCACACGTAGGCCAATGTGGCTCCGCAAGTTAATTGGTATGTCTTCTAATAGTGGTTGTAGCTGAGAGAGTCAGAACTAATTGCTAATATTAATGCTATTTTCTTACCCTTTTCACCAGCATCTGCAGGTTTACTCATTCAGAAGGTGTGTTTCTGTGTTCTTACTGAGATGGACATCGAGGATGAAAAGGCAGAGTAGAAGAGGACGATGCACTGACAAGAAAAACTGTGCTATATCTGGAATAAATCTGGACATGCAATACACAAGCTGCTGATGTGATTAACCTCGTTTTACACTGGTTTACACAATTATCATTTTAGATTGATCAGATATCATGTGAAAACTTCCCCGCAAGTCAAAGCAAGTCCTTTATATTTATTGGAAATATTTATGTAGATGAACTGCATTTTGATCGGTTAAATGCTGGTTTTATGGGGAACAGTAAACTAACTccttcacagacagggcttagattaagccaggattaagccttagttcaattaggacatttaagtagcttttataaacatgccttaaaaaaaaaaacacattactggtgttcatcttgaaacaaaacaatggcactgatattttaagatatgactaggcttaagccttgtctgtgaaacggGGCAATAACGTGCGAAGAAACTACCTTTGGACTTGGAGATTGCTGCAGGGTTTGGTAATGATGAAATAATAGCACTGATAACAAAGGTATTATTTAGAGACATTTGTACCATTGCTTTTAAACAGCTATAAACCTAAATCTTGCACATGTTAATTGAACATAAATTTAGATGCTTGTACACTGAAAGTCTAATGAAATATCTTGTATTTTGAAGAAAGGAATTGCCACTACAGCATGTTTTATCTTTACAGGTTTATATCTAAATATCAAAAGcagtattttcctttttttgtaaagacaAAGGCAGTGTTATTATGGATTTGTGATAAATAACTATGTGaataagacaaaaaataaactaaataaaggACAGACAATGCAAAACCTATGTGTGTTAATCATGAGGACATATAATGAGGATCATCATAATATTTTCTCTGTCATTCTATTTATGTGCTTTGGATGGCAAACTATAAggagatacatttgtgtgtgtgtgtgcatgaataaaaacagcTGTTGAGCAGACTAAATGAATGGAGAGGGTGGTAAGGCAACAGTTAAAGATTACTCTTTAATGGCAAGAAGACAGCACAACACCTTTtcatcaaatgttgtatttagTCTAAATATTACCACCCATCCCTTAGTCCTTCTCAATACATATATGTACAAAGCAATCACACAATTCTCCATCAAGGTGTTAGCCAATCGTCTCTTCCCAGGGCCTCTTCTTGTCTTGCTTTGGACTACTCGATTTTCCTGTTGACATTGGTGCCGCCGATTGCTGAAGGGGGTTATGGGTAAAAGTCTGCCTCAGGGGACCTTGGAAAGTGcagaataaatgaaaatgtgaacGGCAAGCATCATCTGTAAAACCTAATATAGCTTCACAAGTGCAAACACATTCACAGTATACAAATGGCGGTGAACGAATACAGTAATTGGATGAAtattttttggtcctgagacttccacttaagaaattatatatatatatatatatatatatatatatatatatatatatatatacagtacagtccaaaagtttggaaccactaagatttttccactaagaagtttcgtctgctcaccaaggctacatttatttaattaaaaatacagtaaaaaacagtaatattgtgaaatattattacaatttaaaataactgttttctatttgaatatatttcacaaagtaatttattcctgtgatggcaaagctgaattttcagcatcgttactccagtcttcagtgtcacatgatccttcagaaatcattctaatatgctgatctgctgctcaagaaacatttaatgtgtacaattgtacaaaatatttgtgtacaatattttttttcaggattatttgatgaatagaaagttcaaaagaacagtgtttatctgaaatctaatcttttgtaacattataaatgactttactgccacttttgattgatttaatgcatccttgctgaataaaagtattcatttctttaatttctttaaaacaaaaaataaaaataaaaattcttactgaccccaaacttttgaacggtagtgtataatgctacagaagctttgtatttcagataaatgctgttcttttgaactttctattcatcaaggaatcctgaaaaaaaaagtacacaactgttttcaacattgaaaataatcataaatgtttcttgagcagcaaatcagcatattagaatgatttctgaaggatcatgtgacactgaagactggagtaatgatgctgaaaattcagctttgcatcacaggaataaattactttgtgaaatatattcaaatagaaaacagttattttaaattgtaataatatttcacaatattactgtttttctactgtatttttaattaaataaatgtagccttggtgagcagacgaaacttcttttaaaaacattaaaaatcttagtggttccaaacttttggactgtactgtatgtatgtatatatatatatatatatatatatatatatatatatatatatatatatatatatatatatatatatatacacacacacacacacacacacacacacacacacacacattttattaaattttagaCCAGTTCTATTATTAATTGTTATCAGGATCTGAAGCATTTCAACCAGTAAAAcaaaaaagtgtttatgaaaaacattgcCTATCCTATCTTTAAGCAGCACAAgagttttcaatattgataataatcagaaatgtttcttgagcagcaaatcatcatattagattgacttctgaaggatcatgtgacactgaagactggagtaatgatgctgacaattcagctttgcatcacaggaacatattacattttaaatatgttaaaatagaaaattattttgaattgatatattttaaaaatatttttactgtacttttgatcaaataaatgccctTTTGGTGAACATAAGATACATCTTTCAAAAGCATGACCCCTTAcatttgaaaggtagtgtaggCAGTAGAGAGCATATACAGTTCAGTAGGTTTTGAAACAGAACTATAGAGAACGAATCCTCACCTTTGGCTGCCATATCCAGGTGTCCTTTaattctcctttctctctcCTCTAGCTGCTGAGCCAACTGGGCATTCTTCCATCCTGACGTGAACAGATACAGAAACATTATATAGAGAGTATAAGACAGGCAAAACAGTAAGACAAGGAGAAAAGATTCAGATACAGAACAGTGCTGTTCTTGTTAATAGCaactaaggccctgtttacatctgATCCCAAGTAGATGAGGGAAACACattcctgtttacacctggtgttctcttttgtccattttcaaccacttctgtcctgatttctttgaggggagggtctatagGTGGGTAAATGTATAAAAACGAAGGAAAAACATaaggagagcagcagctttcatttctgctgTGATAGCCGCAAGACCACGCCGATCAGACTGACGAAAACgcttcttaataccaggtgaAAAACTATGAAACGGCCAAAAACTATGAAACAGCATTTTTGGTAATTAAATTAAGGCTGAAACaacataaaatagaaatattcaattaaataaataaataaataaataatcgaAAATTACAATtgttgccttggcaataaaCGCAAATAAATACAGAGAGTCTATTTACACCAAAAGCAAAAAGCTCATGTTGTTGGTAAAAAGCCTTATTTACACTAATTCCACCCACCATTGTATGATCAAGccagacaaaattacaaaagaaatGCCGCTGATAACAGGATCAGTCGTGTGGAGATTAAAGTGGGTTGCGATAGTTTTTGATGCGAGGGACCCAAGTTCAAATCCACCTTTTTACGAACTCCTTTTCCCCTTGCATATCAGCTCCGAGaggcatttattttatataaaaattagcACCCAAACTCTATAACAGTCATCCTAGCCTTcttcaggaagcagacagactgttAAAATCTAGACAAAAAACAcgtctctttaacctggcatataCAACACATGATCACATTTATATAATTCACATCTGCtaaaggattgttaggctgcataaattaggccaaccggaaccgggaacacttcccataacacccGATGTATTTGTTACATCGTAAAAAGAATTgcatctatgctaatattagtctctctgttaAATCCTGAGGTTACCGTAGTCAGTCGTATCTGgcccgtatccagatcagatggtggACCTGCACctagacacgaccacaacgcagccctgaatgTCAGCAGAGACTGTGTCAACTAGACAATCCCCTGTGAAGGCTTCAGCAAAGACCACAAGAACCAGACAAGTCCTCAGCACAGACCTATGACCAGCTTCGTATCCATACTGGCATGATGAATTCGATCTTTAAGCAAAAGGAACTGGATGAAATATTTGAATGCTACCGACCCACAATCTGATTTCTGACTTGTGATGaagcctgaatcataatcacacCATGTTCGTTCGTTGGACAGAAAATAACTGACCACcggactgagcctggtttctcccaaggttttttctccattctgtcacctgatacgagtttgggttccttgctacTGTCACCTCTgtcttgcttagttggggacacttgatattcagcaatattattgatttagctgactgacactattggatgagaactaCACTGAGCTGGACGCTAACATCACTTTTCTGCAGAACCGCTTTATAGATGAAATGAACCAATTTAATATTAGATCTTTATAACGGAACTGAATCAACTGAACTGACTtaagctgaacaatgacacaatATGCTGCTGTACACCCGAAATGAACTCTGTTCGCATCATGAaatcattttcctgttatcactgtaaagctgctttgaaacaatctctATTGAATAatgcgctatataaataaaggtgacttgacttgataaaaattaagaaaatatttagaaataaaaataaagctatatatatatatatatatatatatatatatatatatatatatatatatatatatcagaggtcgcgttaaccgaaaattttccgtcattgacggaatttttttATCAATGACAGAAAAATCTGAAGGCTGTCCGTCACGGTGACAGATTACACTCAGGGTGATCTACTGtaaattgtaactgtaattcccacccctgtccagttggtggcgagtgcgctccaatgtagcagcagagcactggatccagaacaaaaatgaaactggcacgaatcttttgctatgcgtttgatacaagcggcaacctccccctttctctcgtgaagctaatacggaagtgacttaaactgcgattcatcgactggccgctagggacaggctccaaaagagagcagaatctcattgagtcccatgttaaattggccaagtttatagcagaaaaaaacatgtttacaagttggttcaaattgtggttttggtctatactgctaattttgcccttcatgacaactgtgaggggggtgaattttttctagctcattcttttaaattatattaagccttaaagttctgcataattaagggcgtggtcacttgagtgacaggtagatgccgctgctgtctgtgagccgtcactttacctcagctaattccagccgctgaatttggcatctcagccgtatttgtgcacgattattttatacaattataaaatatggcttgctgcataatattcgagactgatgtgtgtctgtgtagatgtgcatgcatggggaagagacacagaacacacggtgttggatcgtggcattggctaaaagttttgtttgtgagatttactacaatgacaataccaggaggatatacaactctgacagcactgcttggatattataactaaaactgctgcactattttgaaaaaatatactttggacacaggctcatttgtttgttagatacgatcgtatacagttttacaacataaacgctgctcagattgcattatttcttgaagaatgatgacagagagcagatcattcagaagaaatgttatgcaaacaatggataatatatcaatatttcatggacaaaaagtactgttttttgttttgcaatggacatttatattttacccaagtgccgcAGATTGGATTCATTTCGCGATCtctattataaaggtatgaagtcccattttgattttccatgttgttatttgcacacccaacacaaattactggtgttggagcatctatatctttaaaaaaacactgtagattgacagtaaacctttagaactttctgatgataaaacttatcttcattaataatttagatagtatctagatagatagctcctttgcttgctaacatggtcacgtcgagctaggcgggcgtggtttcagcaaccagtcacatcagctcaaaccacctcaaAAAATGATGGACAATGTTAAAGTCTAACACAACCTCTGAgagagagatatatatatatatatatataaacaatgcAGTGCACATAtctaaattactaaaacttaaactaaaattataatgaaatctGAATATAAAgataaaagctaatttaaaatattaataataaataaataaataaaaatccttaaattttaaattcatCCATACCTTTCTTGACACTTTCTATGAAGCCTTCGTTCTTAGGTAGTTCTGAAGGTGGGTGTGCGATGCGTTCTGGGATGCGGAACTTCTGTCTCACTGCCGGGTGCCTCAGCAGGGCCACCTGACCCAGTGAGAAGAGGTTAGAGGTCATCCAGTAGGTAAACACCGCCTGTAAAACACATAGATCACATGACACTGAGGGAAATCATGACAGCATGACAAGAGAAGACCGATCCCATCACAAATACTGTGTGGCAAGAGAGTGCGAGAGACTAACCGTGGGGAAATTAATCGTTAGAGGCAGGATAACAAAGGGCATGATCCTGAAGACGGTCTTCATGGCCCTCAGATTGGGGTTGTCTACACCAGATTCAGCTCCCAACTAAAAGCACATTTGAAATTGCTGCAATACTTCAAAAATgtggctgtcaagctccaaaaaggacacacacacacacacacacaagtcaaTATTGTCCATACAACCCATGGCTAAATTCCAAGTTTCAAAGCCATACAATAGCTTTATGTAAgatacaaaacaaatataaaagttttaaaaatagaaaattcaaaagtgGTCATATGGTGACTTTTATCCTAGGTCACAATATGCTTTCACTATCAAAAAGGGcttcttaaaaatatttgttcCATAACAGAAAGAAATGGTTTTGGAATTATTTTacagtgagtaaattattaaatttatcacaattttcatttcttattattaactAATTTACCTCTAAGATGGCAAACATAGTGCCAGTCACGGCAATGGGGAGAATGTAAAATGGATCACATGCGGTTAGATCTGTGAACCACCAGAGGCCGCCAGTCTGCAAACTTGGTACAGGGAGATCAGCCATCTTACGCAAGGCAATGAAGAAAGAGACGAAGATTGGAGCCTGAAGAGGAAGGTGATAAAAAGGGAAATATGACTACTAAACAGCAGCTGATTATCCAAGTAACTTGACCTTGAAACCTAAATAGCGATCAGATGCTCATAAGGATAAAAGCATTAGAAGTAACTGACCTGTACCAAGGGCACTAGGAACCCACGCAAAGGGTTCACATCATGTTTCTTCTGAAACATCATCAAGTCAGTATATGCCTTtgaaactgaagaaagaaaatgaattcttcttaattaaaaagcattaaaaaaacattataatccaCTATTGAAAAGTTCGGGACTAGAATGAGAGAACAAATTAGGGGgtagaaaaaaagaagcaatgcAAGAGATCATTTACACACTCTGACAATATAacacaaagtttaaaaaaagagagaaagaaaaattaTATGAAGAGAAAATATGGTTTGGAAAAGATGAGACACTTACATTCAAATTTGTTACCGCTCTGCTTGGCTTCATTCATGCGGTTGGTGAGTTTTGTCATTTCCGGCAGGACGTTGTTCAGTTTGGCTGCTTCTCTCTGTCCCTTTACAATGACCGGGAACACAGCACAGCGAGCAACAATGGTGCCTGAGGAAAACAGACAAAGTTATggtaaaagaaaattaaaatgaaattgacagacagacagatacaattacaaaaataaaattataagtAATAAAATGAGAATATGAATCGAAAAACCTTGTGGCTATTCATAAGTACCATTCTACATGTAACCAAATAAATAGAATGGAAAtattactttaaaggtgctctaagtgatgtcacgtgtttttaggccaaaacattttttgtcacatacagcaaacatctcctcactatccgctagctgcctgtcccctgaacacactgtgaaaaaacgcggtctctgtagtcgccacaagctccaaaaaggacaataaaaacaaactggtgcagcctggaccacgaaacataataaacacgttccagccaataaccgacaagaatgattttaaatgcgcgttcatgactgtttcaggaaacacggaggggagggggagggagggtctagctagcctctgttttgtttgacaacacttcgatcttcaacaggaagttactccacccaggatcgcttagagcacctttaataatgtgCTGATTTCTCTTTGTCAGTTTCTTGTCATCTCTGAAGACTGACTAAGTGGTCTGTGTTGCTGTAAAACTGCCTAATTCATAATCAAAGATGCACAAAACTAAATGCTGATTCTTTGAttgataaatatatttttaatccaTCCAACAGCATCTTTATTAATGAATTAGGCAGTTTACAGCAATAAACAGCACTCattataaacacttttttacCTGCAACAATGGCCCCCCACCATGGCAGCCCAATGCCAACATGCATAAACTCAAGCAGATTCTGGATCAGACCCACAGGTGTGTAACTGCACAGGCCGAGCTCTGATAGGCTGGCTTCAGCTCCAACCCCCTGCAGAACATCCAATGCAGTGAGAGGAGCCTCGGCCACTTGCTCTGTGATTGGTGGTGTGACTGCGGGGGCGAGGTCAGCAGCAGGACTTGGAATGGACACTGGGATAGATACAGCAGCCTCTGCCGTTTCACTTAAAGTCGACACGCTCTGAACTGCTTCTGTcgtctgtaaaataaacaaaataccTGAGCAGTTGAAATCTATCACAAAAGTCAATTCACAAAAAGATCTATTTTATATAATTGAGATTAATGAGGGGGAAgagtacataaatatacaaTACTTAATGCATAAatcccaaagtatacttcaatTGTACGCATATGCTTGCGTATATAGCGTGCACAAATCAGGGGGCGTGCGTACTATTCTGGTGACA is a genomic window of Megalobrama amblycephala isolate DHTTF-2021 linkage group LG3, ASM1881202v1, whole genome shotgun sequence containing:
- the oxa1l gene encoding mitochondrial inner membrane protein OXA1L: MAALRGRVVTECLTTCMFRQTSISSLSTLPIVMTGNKWFVQRSHLHTGRGSRSPLVRALLGCPNHGQFLLVSAVAVRHNSSQTTEAVQSVSTLSETAEAAVSIPVSIPSPAADLAPAVTPPITEQVAEAPLTALDVLQGVGAEASLSELGLCSYTPVGLIQNLLEFMHVGIGLPWWGAIVAGTIVARCAVFPVIVKGQREAAKLNNVLPEMTKLTNRMNEAKQSGNKFEFSKAYTDLMMFQKKHDVNPLRGFLVPLVQAPIFVSFFIALRKMADLPVPSLQTGGLWWFTDLTACDPFYILPIAVTGTMFAILELGAESGVDNPNLRAMKTVFRIMPFVILPLTINFPTAVFTYWMTSNLFSLGQVALLRHPAVRQKFRIPERIAHPPSELPKNEGFIESVKKGWKNAQLAQQLEERERRIKGHLDMAAKGPLRQTFTHNPLQQSAAPMSTGKSSSPKQDKKRPWEETIG